A genomic stretch from Bacteroidia bacterium includes:
- the surE gene encoding 5'/3'-nucleotidase SurE: MKKNRPLILVTNDDGISANGIKALVVEMKKLGDVVIVAPDKSQSGMGHAITINATLHIEKTNFHDVLMEYSCSGTPVDCVKLAVNKILTRKPDLCVSGINHGSNMSINVIYSGTMSAAVEGSIEHIPSIGFSLCDYSKDADFKASQKYIFQLAKKILETGLPEGVSLNVNIPLAKEKELKGIKISRQAKATWIEELDERKDPSGKTYFWLTGKFENFEQGNSETDVWAIENNYISVVPVHFDMTAHHAFKKIKNLENITL; this comes from the coding sequence TTGAAAAAAAATCGCCCACTTATTTTAGTAACAAACGACGATGGTATTTCTGCCAATGGCATCAAAGCCTTGGTGGTAGAAATGAAAAAATTAGGCGATGTGGTGATTGTTGCGCCCGATAAATCTCAATCCGGAATGGGACATGCGATTACTATTAACGCTACCTTGCATATTGAAAAAACAAATTTTCACGATGTGTTAATGGAATACAGTTGCAGCGGAACGCCGGTAGATTGTGTGAAATTAGCCGTCAATAAAATTCTGACACGTAAACCAGATTTATGTGTTTCTGGAATCAATCATGGTTCTAATATGTCGATTAATGTCATCTATTCCGGCACCATGTCTGCCGCTGTGGAAGGATCGATTGAACATATTCCTTCCATCGGATTTTCGCTTTGCGATTATTCTAAGGACGCTGATTTTAAAGCTTCTCAAAAATATATTTTTCAACTCGCAAAAAAAATTTTAGAAACAGGTTTGCCTGAAGGTGTTTCGTTAAACGTCAATATTCCGCTTGCGAAGGAAAAGGAATTAAAAGGAATAAAAATTTCGCGCCAAGCAAAAGCTACTTGGATTGAAGAGTTGGACGAACGAAAAGATCCTTCTGGGAAAACTTATTTTTGGCTCACCGGAAAATTTGAAAATTTTGAACAAGGAAATTCTGAAACAGATGTGTGGGCGATAGAAAATAATTATATTTCGGTAGTGCCAGTACACTTTGATATGACAGCACATCACGCATTTAAAAAAATAAAAAATCTTGAAAATATCACACTATGA
- the lpxB gene encoding lipid-A-disaccharide synthase: MKYYLIAGEASGDLHASNLMKELKKGDAAAQFRCWGGDLMKSQGGDLIKHYHDLAFMGFTEVLMNISTIKKNIDFCKKDILAYQPDVLILVDYPGFNLRIAEFAHAKRIKIFYYISPQVWAWKQSRVHKIKRIVDKMFVILPFEKKFYEDFQYEVEYVGHPLLDAVSERNEKKISQSDYSEKHQLSGKPIVALLPGSRKHEITKMLPIMLSVAEKFKEYQFVIAAAPSVPLSFYESFIKKTNAKIIYNQTYSLLEQSTAAIVTSGTATLETALFNIPEVVCYKGSAISFFIARNLVKVKYISLVNLIMDKMVVKELIQQELTVENLQTELQKLLHDVEYKNTMLAHFTELKKLLGDSGASAKTAHLMLDNLTKQKSI; encoded by the coding sequence ATGAAATATTACCTCATTGCAGGCGAAGCATCGGGTGATTTGCACGCATCTAATTTGATGAAAGAATTAAAAAAAGGAGATGCTGCTGCTCAATTTCGTTGTTGGGGCGGAGATTTAATGAAATCGCAAGGCGGAGATTTAATAAAACATTACCACGATTTAGCATTTATGGGCTTTACAGAAGTGCTCATGAATATTAGCACCATCAAAAAAAACATTGATTTTTGTAAAAAAGATATTTTGGCGTATCAGCCAGATGTGTTGATTTTAGTAGATTATCCTGGATTTAATTTGCGCATTGCGGAATTCGCCCATGCAAAAAGAATAAAAATATTTTATTACATATCGCCGCAGGTATGGGCTTGGAAACAATCGCGTGTGCATAAAATAAAACGCATCGTCGACAAAATGTTTGTGATTCTTCCTTTCGAAAAAAAATTTTACGAAGACTTTCAGTATGAAGTAGAATATGTCGGACATCCTTTGTTAGATGCAGTTAGCGAAAGAAATGAAAAAAAAATTTCGCAAAGCGATTATTCTGAAAAACATCAATTGAGCGGAAAGCCAATCGTTGCATTGTTGCCAGGAAGTCGTAAACACGAAATCACAAAAATGCTTCCGATAATGCTTTCGGTGGCTGAAAAATTTAAAGAATATCAATTTGTAATTGCCGCGGCGCCATCTGTTCCGCTTTCATTTTATGAATCGTTTATAAAAAAAACAAACGCGAAAATTATTTACAATCAAACGTATTCGTTGTTAGAACAATCCACCGCAGCCATTGTTACTTCCGGAACAGCAACGCTGGAAACCGCACTGTTCAATATCCCTGAGGTGGTCTGTTACAAAGGCAGCGCCATTTCTTTTTTTATTGCGCGTAATTTGGTGAAGGTAAAATACATTTCGCTTGTCAATTTGATTATGGATAAAATGGTGGTGAAAGAACTGATTCAGCAAGAGTTGACGGTCGAAAATTTACAAACAGAGTTGCAAAAATTATTACACGATGTGGAATATAAAAATACGATGCTCGCTCATTTTACTGAATTGAAAAAACTATTGGGCGATTCTGGAGCTTCTGCAAAAACAGCACATTTGATGCTCGATAATTTAACGAAACAAAAATCCATTTAA
- a CDS encoding SpoIID/LytB domain-containing protein codes for MKKYFFGALFLLFFFAVFSQNIRVGLLTNHSISSINFSSPSGNYFLYADGKLLDSIDKSTDLAITAEKDSFEIHSSKKNYGIFFKIVLKADSTQKNIFFKLKFQNLIVTEKKYEGDLEITEKASALQLVNVLGIEKYLAGVVESEAGRRKNREYYKVQAIICRTYVLSNLGRHQSDGFDLCDEVHCQAYNGMSTDTVISNAINATKGLVLVDNNSNLIVAAFHSNCGGETLNSEDVWALPTTYLKSVKDTFCIHQPNAHWRKMIPEKAWQNYMNEKQKNNFSNTYDSLKDNNSLYYNDNGIAIPTRIIRADWHLKSAFFTLKNVNDSVIELDGKGYGHRVGLCQEGAMEMTKLGYSYLQILHFYYTNVTIVNRSSISFFKDNQPKKENGTSTF; via the coding sequence TTGAAAAAATATTTTTTCGGAGCACTTTTTTTACTCTTTTTTTTCGCGGTATTTTCTCAAAATATTCGTGTTGGATTATTGACCAATCATTCGATTTCTTCTATTAATTTTTCTTCACCTTCTGGAAATTATTTTTTATACGCAGATGGAAAATTACTTGATTCTATTGATAAATCAACTGATTTGGCAATTACGGCAGAAAAGGATTCCTTCGAAATTCATTCTTCAAAAAAAAATTATGGTATCTTTTTTAAAATTGTTTTGAAAGCAGATTCTACACAAAAAAATATTTTTTTCAAACTCAAATTTCAAAATTTAATTGTAACCGAAAAAAAATACGAAGGTGATTTAGAAATCACAGAGAAAGCTTCTGCGCTTCAGTTAGTGAATGTTTTAGGAATCGAAAAATATCTTGCTGGTGTGGTGGAAAGTGAAGCGGGGAGACGAAAAAATAGAGAATATTACAAAGTGCAAGCCATTATTTGTCGCACGTATGTGCTCAGTAATTTAGGTCGCCATCAGTCTGACGGCTTTGATTTGTGCGACGAAGTCCATTGCCAGGCGTACAACGGAATGAGTACCGATACTGTTATTTCAAATGCCATAAATGCGACGAAAGGGTTGGTGTTAGTAGACAATAATTCAAATTTAATTGTAGCAGCATTTCATTCCAATTGTGGTGGCGAAACACTTAATTCTGAAGATGTTTGGGCGCTTCCGACTACGTATTTAAAATCTGTAAAAGACACATTTTGCATTCATCAACCGAATGCGCATTGGCGAAAAATGATTCCTGAAAAGGCTTGGCAAAATTACATGAATGAGAAACAAAAAAATAATTTTTCAAACACGTACGATTCGCTAAAAGATAATAATAGCTTGTATTACAACGATAATGGAATAGCAATCCCTACAAGAATAATTCGTGCTGATTGGCATTTAAAATCTGCTTTTTTTACACTGAAAAATGTAAATGATTCGGTTATTGAATTGGATGGAAAAGGCTACGGACACAGAGTTGGCTTGTGTCAGGAAGGTGCGATGGAAATGACAAAATTAGGGTATTCTTATTTGCAGATTTTACATTTTTATTATACCAACGTAACGATTGTGAACCGTTCGTCAATCAGCTTTTTTAAAGACAATCAACCCAAAAAGGAAAATGGAACTTCAACTTTTTGA